A region of the Pseudomonas sp. A34-9 genome:
AGACGATACGCATGTTGTCCGACCGCATTGTGCTGGCGCAGACGCCGATCCGTGTGCTCGACGCGGTCAAGTGGGACGAGAACATCCGCAAGGGTTTTCTCAAGGCCAAAGGCAAGGAAATGCCGGCGGTGGATCGCGACTATTACCTCAATCGGCCGCTGAGTTTCGATTCGAGCAAGGTCAAACTGGAGTTCCAGAACATCGAGCGCGACATCACCCGCCAGCTCGGTCAGTTCAACCCGGTCGGGCAGATCATGCGGCGCATGTGCAAGGAGTACCGCATGGTCGTGCGCATGCTCGAGGCGCGCGGCACCGAGGATTTCGGCCTGATCTCGCAGGAGCTGTATGGCGCCGCGTCCGATGCGTTCCACGCCGGTGACCCGACGCTGGCCGACCTCGGCCTGATGATGTCCGACTACCTGAACAACATTGATGGCCGTGGCGACCTCAAGGACGAGCCGAAAATCCTCACCGCCAAAGACGCGGTGCACTTGCTGCAGACCCGTCTGAACAAGGTGTTCGGCGAGGCCGAGGAAACCATTCGCGTGTTTGAGTCAGACGGCATTGTTGCTGATGCCGCAGCGGGCGCCGACTACATCAAGATCCGCACCGACGCGATGTTCAACGATCGCGATGTGCGCGCGCTGGAGGTCCACGAAGGGCTGGTGCATGTCGGCACCACGCTCAATGGACTGAACCAGCCGATCTGCACCTTCCTCTCCAAAGGCCCGCCGTCGTCGACGGTGACCCAGGAAGGCCTGGCGATCCTCATGGAAATCATCACCTTCGCCTCCTACCCGAGCCGTCTGCGCAAACTGACCAACCGCACCCGCGCCATTCACATGGTCGAGGAGGGCGCCGACTTCCTGCAGATCTTCGAGTTCTTCCGCGAGCAGGGTTTCGAAATGGCGGAAAGTTACGGCAACGCCAGTCGGGTTTTCCGTGGCTCGACGCCGACCGGTCTGCCATTCACCAAAGACTTGTCCTACCTCAAGGGCTTTATCATGGTTTACAACTACATTCAGTTGGCCGTGCGTAAGGGCAAGCTTGAGCAGATTCCGCTGTTGTTCTGCGGTAAGACCACGCTGGAAGACATGCGTACCCTGCGCCAGTTGGTGGATGAAGGGCTGGTGGTGCCACCGAAGTATTTGCCGGATCAGTTCCGCGATTTGAACGCGTTGTCGGCGTGGATGTGCTTCTCCAACTTCCTCAACCACTTGAGCCTGGACCGGATCGAAGCCGACTACTCCAATATCCTTTAATGCCACACCGATCGTTCCCATGCTCTGCGTGGGAATGCCGCCATGGACGCTCTGCGTCCACTGTGACGCAGAGCGTCACGGGATGCATTCCCACGCGGAGCGTGGGAACGATCTCACTGTATTCCAACCTGATTTCTGCGAGGTTTCACCGGATGAGAATCCTCGGCATCTTTTGCCTGCTCCTGACCCTCAGCGGTTGCAGTTCTTTGTTGTTCTACCCCGAGCCGGGTCAGATCTTCACCCCGGAAAAAGCCAAACTCCAATACCGTACCGTCACCCTGGTCACGGCTGATGGCCTGAAGCTCAACGCCTGGTGGTTACCGGCCAAACCCGGTGTCGAAGTCAAAGGCACCGTTCTCCATCTGCACGGCAACGGCGGCAATTTGCCGATGCATTTGGGTGGCAGTTGGTGGCTGCCGAAAAACGGCTATCAAGTGCTGCTGGTCGACTATCGCGGTTATGGCCTGTCCGAGGGCGAGCCGAGTTTGCCGGCGATCTATCAGGACATCGACGCCGCGTTTGCGTGGCTGGACAAGGCGCCGGAAGTCAAAGGCAAGCCGCTGATTCTGCTCGGTCAGAGCCTCGGTGGTTCGATGGCCGTGCATTGGCTGGTGCAGCATCCCGAGCGGCAGAAACAACTGAAAGCGCTGGTGCTCGACGGCGTACCCGCGAGCTATCGTAGCGTCGGCCAATACGCGCTCAGTACCTCGTGGCTGACCTGGCCATTTCAGGTGCCGCTGTCGTGGCTGGTACCGGATGGCGACAGCGCGATCAATTCGATGCCACACCTTAACGGCGTGCCGAAGCTGATTTTCCACAGCATCGATGATCCGCTGGTGCCGCTGTCCAACGGCATCCGTCTGTATCAGGCCGCACCGCCGCCGCGCGTGCTGCAGTTG
Encoded here:
- a CDS encoding flavohemoglobin expression-modulating QEGLA motif protein, encoding MLSDRIVLAQTPIRVLDAVKWDENIRKGFLKAKGKEMPAVDRDYYLNRPLSFDSSKVKLEFQNIERDITRQLGQFNPVGQIMRRMCKEYRMVVRMLEARGTEDFGLISQELYGAASDAFHAGDPTLADLGLMMSDYLNNIDGRGDLKDEPKILTAKDAVHLLQTRLNKVFGEAEETIRVFESDGIVADAAAGADYIKIRTDAMFNDRDVRALEVHEGLVHVGTTLNGLNQPICTFLSKGPPSSTVTQEGLAILMEIITFASYPSRLRKLTNRTRAIHMVEEGADFLQIFEFFREQGFEMAESYGNASRVFRGSTPTGLPFTKDLSYLKGFIMVYNYIQLAVRKGKLEQIPLLFCGKTTLEDMRTLRQLVDEGLVVPPKYLPDQFRDLNALSAWMCFSNFLNHLSLDRIEADYSNIL
- a CDS encoding alpha/beta hydrolase, with the protein product MRILGIFCLLLTLSGCSSLLFYPEPGQIFTPEKAKLQYRTVTLVTADGLKLNAWWLPAKPGVEVKGTVLHLHGNGGNLPMHLGGSWWLPKNGYQVLLVDYRGYGLSEGEPSLPAIYQDIDAAFAWLDKAPEVKGKPLILLGQSLGGSMAVHWLVQHPERQKQLKALVLDGVPASYRSVGQYALSTSWLTWPFQVPLSWLVPDGDSAINSMPHLNGVPKLIFHSIDDPLVPLSNGIRLYQAAPPPRVLQLTRGGHVQTFGDPVWRQVMLRYLDDPEHFNGLRRLGEIPNYPQPPNSEDESPQ